The following proteins come from a genomic window of Iamia sp. SCSIO 61187:
- a CDS encoding NUDIX domain-containing protein has product MGAPRRSPLPRRVATLVGRAAQALPEPGTQSVITAPARQSLAAALAPTAEAPAVVVAHALAELLDTCFGHSFTDWFRQRSPYQPAIGDPIPLDHPDLPRIIAMAPTAPPWRLANRLDETRRVRLAGGWTTQFRIVFDYGLFDALASLITENTVFATCHPNHDLSEFELTGDRQAPAFPVRPADMTVQRDRIDRLLVEAADAGASVVVLPELCVTEELAGELERWVRRPGPLRLLVAGSFHHIDPAEPAHRANRALAWVRDHPAPLLHDKHPPADRPVVEDITPVGWPELRIYVTADGWHLVIAICRDLLNPHAVHALTEAGANLILAPSMSETLIPFGGPVAQLVGASQALVAVANNPADWSDIDHPHDGQQPARALFGHPGFGRQTRLVQAPDEDLGLAFLRVGVGQVGWHPARSERAGTVAAEAAAASDDPPPQWLAGLHGLAAPTSASTPTSVTLRAAAVLVVVTDGPGGPHVLLTGRAPDLTHYPDQLVFPGGAADPDDCGPVDTALREAREETGLDAGSVQVIGILPPFGLPESGFLVTPVLAWSKRPLFVHPANPAEVTTIQTVLVGAARVGGEAGTTPSEPEVATVGVMTGTILDLLAARVARR; this is encoded by the coding sequence GTGGGAGCACCACGCCGATCCCCGCTGCCGCGCCGCGTCGCCACCCTGGTGGGCCGAGCGGCGCAGGCGCTGCCGGAACCGGGGACGCAGTCGGTCATCACGGCGCCGGCACGCCAGTCGCTGGCCGCTGCGCTGGCACCCACCGCCGAAGCGCCCGCGGTGGTCGTCGCCCATGCACTCGCCGAACTGCTCGACACCTGCTTCGGCCACAGCTTCACCGACTGGTTCCGCCAGCGCAGCCCCTACCAGCCGGCGATCGGCGATCCGATCCCACTGGACCACCCGGACCTGCCCCGGATCATCGCCATGGCGCCGACCGCGCCGCCGTGGCGACTGGCCAACCGACTCGACGAGACCCGCCGGGTGCGCCTGGCCGGGGGGTGGACCACCCAGTTCCGAATCGTGTTCGACTACGGCCTCTTCGACGCCCTCGCCAGCCTGATCACCGAGAACACCGTGTTTGCAACCTGTCACCCGAACCACGACCTGTCCGAATTCGAGCTGACTGGCGACCGTCAGGCGCCTGCGTTTCCCGTCCGGCCCGCCGACATGACGGTCCAGCGCGACCGCATCGACCGTCTGCTCGTCGAGGCCGCCGACGCCGGCGCGAGCGTGGTCGTGCTCCCCGAGCTGTGCGTGACCGAGGAGCTCGCCGGCGAACTCGAGCGGTGGGTCCGCCGGCCCGGCCCGTTGCGGCTGCTGGTGGCGGGCAGCTTCCACCACATCGACCCTGCGGAGCCGGCTCATCGCGCCAACCGGGCGCTGGCATGGGTGCGAGACCACCCGGCGCCGCTCCTCCACGACAAGCACCCTCCGGCGGACCGGCCAGTCGTGGAGGACATCACGCCGGTCGGATGGCCGGAGCTGAGGATCTACGTGACGGCCGACGGTTGGCACCTGGTGATCGCCATCTGCCGCGACCTGCTCAACCCGCACGCGGTGCACGCCCTCACCGAAGCCGGCGCCAACCTGATTCTGGCCCCCTCGATGAGCGAAACCCTCATCCCGTTCGGCGGTCCCGTCGCCCAGCTCGTCGGCGCCAGCCAGGCGCTCGTCGCCGTGGCCAACAACCCCGCCGACTGGTCCGACATCGACCACCCCCACGACGGCCAGCAGCCCGCCCGAGCGCTGTTCGGCCACCCCGGGTTCGGTCGGCAGACGCGGCTCGTACAAGCGCCCGACGAGGACCTGGGCCTCGCCTTCCTGCGAGTGGGCGTCGGACAGGTCGGCTGGCATCCCGCCCGTTCGGAACGAGCCGGCACCGTCGCGGCCGAGGCTGCCGCCGCCTCCGACGACCCACCCCCACAGTGGCTGGCCGGGCTCCACGGGCTCGCCGCCCCGACCTCAGCGTCGACACCCACCTCGGTCACCCTCCGCGCCGCCGCGGTGTTGGTCGTGGTCACCGACGGGCCGGGCGGACCCCACGTGCTGCTCACCGGCCGCGCCCCCGACCTGACGCACTACCCGGACCAACTGGTCTTCCCGGGCGGCGCCGCCGACCCCGATGATTGCGGCCCGGTGGACACGGCGCTGCGCGAAGCACGAGAGGAGACGGGCCTCGACGCCGGCAGCGTGCAGGTCATCGGGATCCTCCCACCCTTCGGCCTGCCCGAAAGCGGCTTTCTCGTGACCCCCGTGCTCGCGTGGTCGAAACGACCGCTGTTCGTCCACCCCGCCAACCCGGCCGAGGTCACCACGATCCAAACAGTCCTCGTCGGCGCCGCGCGCGTCGGTGGTGAGGCGGGCACGACCCCATCCGAGCCCGAAGTGGCCACCGTCGGGGTGATGACCGGCACCATCCTCGACCTGCTGGCAGCCCGCGTCGCCCGCAGGTGA